A stretch of Geomonas oryzisoli DNA encodes these proteins:
- the gspG gene encoding type II secretion system major pseudopilin GspG, with translation MLKTMKDSRGFTLIELMVVIVILSLLAVLVGPKIIGRSDDAKVADAKVQIRNIETALKLYKLDTGSFPGTEQGLQALVTKPTTGKIPNNYKSEGYLENKNVPKDPWGNDYIYLSPGEHGDYDLSSYGADGARGGEGKNADIESWSMK, from the coding sequence ATGCTGAAAACCATGAAAGACAGCCGCGGCTTCACCCTGATCGAACTGATGGTGGTCATCGTCATCCTGAGCCTTTTGGCCGTCCTGGTCGGGCCGAAGATCATCGGCCGCAGCGACGACGCCAAGGTAGCCGACGCCAAGGTCCAGATCCGCAACATCGAAACCGCGCTGAAGCTCTACAAGCTTGACACCGGCAGCTTCCCCGGCACCGAGCAGGGACTGCAGGCGCTGGTCACCAAGCCGACCACCGGCAAGATCCCCAACAACTACAAGTCCGAGGGGTACCTGGAGAACAAGAACGTGCCCAAGGATCCCTGGGGCAACGACTACATCTACCTCTCCCCCGGCGAGCACGGCGACTACGACCTCTCCTCCTACGGTGCCGACGGCGCCCGCGGCGGCGAAGGTAAGAACGCCGACATCGAAAGCTGGAGCATGAAGTAG
- the gspF gene encoding type II secretion system inner membrane protein GspF yields MPTFRYSAFNQKGAEVTGTVDAASENDARLQLKQKGLFAKEIAPATEAGSRWALNSGVSVPDLSLATRRLATLLGSAVPVYEAVATLWEQEAPGELKRVLGRVRDRLAEGQGLAQALAAEPQVFSESYIGMVAAGEASGALEVVLERLAEFQEDQAEVRSRVITALIYPAIMVVVGIGVMMVLLGFVVPKISAVFESNKATLPLVTVLLIKASTAVRKGWWIMGAAALGAAAAWKRAKANENFLHKRDRFILGLPMAGQLWRRLVLSRFAKVLGLLLQSGVPIIKAMEITGEAVVNREYKSFLAEARESLIQGGSLSGALKTSPLFPPLLTHMTAVGEKSGELDAMLIKAGDAFQKEFNAQVTRSMALLEPMLILGMGLTIGFMVIAVLLPIMQLNQLVK; encoded by the coding sequence ATGCCGACCTTTCGCTATAGCGCATTCAACCAGAAGGGTGCCGAGGTCACCGGGACCGTCGACGCCGCCAGCGAGAACGACGCGCGGCTGCAGCTGAAGCAGAAGGGGCTCTTCGCCAAGGAGATCGCCCCCGCCACCGAGGCAGGCTCCCGCTGGGCGCTCAACTCCGGCGTCAGCGTCCCCGACCTCTCCCTTGCCACCAGGAGGCTCGCGACCCTTTTGGGGAGCGCCGTGCCCGTCTACGAGGCCGTGGCGACCCTGTGGGAGCAGGAGGCGCCGGGCGAACTGAAGCGGGTGCTCGGGCGGGTGCGCGACCGGCTCGCCGAAGGCCAGGGACTGGCGCAGGCGCTCGCCGCCGAACCGCAGGTCTTCTCCGAGAGCTACATAGGCATGGTCGCCGCCGGCGAGGCGAGCGGCGCGCTGGAGGTGGTACTGGAGCGCCTGGCCGAGTTCCAGGAGGACCAGGCCGAGGTGAGAAGCCGGGTCATTACCGCCCTCATCTACCCCGCCATCATGGTGGTGGTCGGTATCGGCGTCATGATGGTGCTGCTCGGTTTCGTGGTCCCCAAGATCTCCGCCGTCTTCGAGAGCAACAAGGCCACCCTGCCGCTGGTCACGGTCCTATTGATCAAGGCGAGCACCGCGGTGCGAAAGGGGTGGTGGATCATGGGCGCGGCTGCCCTGGGCGCCGCCGCGGCCTGGAAGCGGGCCAAGGCCAACGAGAACTTCCTGCACAAGCGCGACCGCTTCATCCTGGGGCTCCCGATGGCGGGCCAGCTCTGGCGGCGCCTGGTGCTGTCGCGCTTCGCCAAGGTGCTCGGGCTCTTGCTGCAAAGCGGCGTCCCCATCATCAAGGCCATGGAGATCACCGGCGAGGCCGTGGTGAACCGGGAGTACAAGTCGTTCCTGGCCGAGGCGCGCGAGTCGCTGATCCAGGGGGGGAGCCTCTCCGGCGCGCTTAAAACGAGCCCGCTCTTCCCGCCGCTTCTGACTCACATGACCGCCGTCGGCGAGAAAAGCGGCGAGTTGGACGCCATGTTGATCAAGGCGGGCGACGCCTTCCAGAAGGAGTTCAACGCGCAGGTGACCCGTTCCATGGCCCTGCTCGAGCCGATGCTGATCCTGGGCATGGGTCTCACCATCGGCTTCATGGTCATCGCCGTACTGCTACCCATCATGCAACTGAACCAGTTGGTGAAATAA
- the gspE gene encoding type II secretion system ATPase GspE: MAETLDLESIAERLGLPFQAEIDDSKVDGALVTRVPLNFARNNLLLPLREEQGTVIAASADPANLLAVDEMAGLFQLPVSTVVVPQPVLIDAVNRLYSRLSGSAQEVVEELEGEELSTLATSFNEPRDLMELTDEAPVIRLLNSILFQAVKERASDIHIEPFERELEVRFRIDGLLYKMLSPPKVIQEALTSRVKIMSGLNIAEKRLPQDGRIRVKVAGRDVDIRVSLIPTFFGERVVLRLLDKQRGVLSLKEIGLSDKNDLLMERLLSRTSGIILVTGPTGSGKTTTLYAALSQINSPEKNIITVEDPIEYQLKGVGQIQVNPKIDLTFANGLRSILRQDPDIVMIGEIRDAETAEIAMQASLTGHLVLSTLHTNDAATAVTRLIDMGIEPFMVASSLSAVLAQRLVRVICPHCKESYTPDRSYPGVELPPVLYRGRGCDKCFNLGTIGRVGIYELLPIDAELCSMIIRQASSGAIKEYAVSKGMRTLREDGLMKAAAGITTIEEVLRVTQDDYADLSL, encoded by the coding sequence ATGGCAGAAACCCTCGATCTAGAAAGCATAGCGGAACGTCTCGGCCTCCCCTTCCAGGCCGAGATCGACGATTCCAAGGTAGACGGCGCGCTGGTGACCAGGGTGCCGCTCAACTTCGCCCGCAACAACCTCCTGCTCCCGCTGCGTGAGGAACAAGGGACCGTGATCGCGGCCAGCGCCGACCCGGCCAACCTACTGGCCGTGGACGAGATGGCCGGGCTGTTCCAGCTCCCGGTCTCCACCGTGGTGGTCCCCCAGCCGGTCCTGATCGACGCAGTGAACCGGCTCTACTCCCGGCTCTCCGGCTCGGCACAGGAGGTGGTCGAGGAACTCGAGGGGGAGGAGCTCTCCACTCTGGCAACCTCGTTCAACGAACCGCGTGACCTGATGGAGCTGACCGACGAGGCGCCGGTGATCCGGCTTCTGAACTCGATCCTGTTCCAGGCGGTCAAGGAGCGCGCCAGCGACATCCACATCGAGCCGTTCGAGCGCGAGCTCGAGGTCCGCTTCCGCATCGACGGCCTGCTCTACAAGATGCTCTCCCCCCCGAAGGTGATCCAGGAGGCACTCACCTCCCGCGTCAAGATCATGTCGGGACTGAACATCGCCGAGAAGAGGCTCCCCCAGGACGGCCGCATCCGCGTGAAAGTCGCCGGCCGCGACGTCGACATCCGCGTCTCGCTGATCCCGACCTTTTTCGGGGAGCGTGTGGTCTTAAGGCTTCTGGACAAGCAGCGCGGCGTCCTTTCCCTGAAGGAAATCGGGCTCTCGGACAAGAACGACCTCCTCATGGAGCGCCTTCTCTCCCGCACCAGCGGCATCATCCTGGTCACCGGCCCGACCGGCAGCGGCAAGACCACCACGCTGTACGCGGCGCTCTCCCAGATCAACTCGCCGGAGAAGAACATCATCACCGTCGAAGACCCGATCGAATACCAGCTGAAGGGGGTGGGGCAGATCCAGGTCAACCCGAAGATCGACCTCACCTTCGCCAACGGGCTGCGCTCCATCCTCAGGCAGGACCCGGACATCGTCATGATCGGCGAGATCCGTGACGCCGAGACCGCCGAGATCGCCATGCAGGCCTCGCTCACCGGCCACCTGGTGCTCTCCACCCTGCACACCAACGACGCAGCCACCGCCGTCACCCGCCTCATCGACATGGGGATCGAGCCCTTCATGGTCGCCTCGTCGCTCTCCGCGGTGCTGGCGCAGCGGCTGGTACGGGTGATCTGCCCGCACTGCAAGGAATCCTACACCCCGGACCGCAGCTACCCGGGCGTGGAGCTGCCGCCGGTTCTCTACCGCGGCCGCGGCTGCGACAAGTGTTTCAACCTGGGGACCATCGGGCGGGTCGGCATCTACGAGCTCCTTCCCATCGACGCCGAACTCTGCTCCATGATCATCCGCCAGGCCTCCTCCGGCGCCATCAAGGAGTACGCCGTCTCCAAGGGGATGCGCACCCTGCGCGAGGACGGCCTGATGAAGGCGGCGGCGGGGATTACCACCATCGAGGAGGTCCTGAGGGTGACCCAGGACGACTATGCCGACCTTTCGCTATAG
- the gspD gene encoding type II secretion system secretin GspD: MKRRIARITAMLMFLVAAPTLVFAKGVVLNFTDVDIATMVKFVSDLTGKNFIMDERVKGKISVFSPAKLSNEEAYNVFTSVLELKGFTVVPAGKVMKIVPTAAARQAGMKVLTDDEKGVVNDSYQARVIQLEHVAPQDAVTFLQPLVSKDGQISAFGAANLILVVDSAYNIQKILSILKHIDTDQVREGAELVFLKNAAADSVATMVKDWLSGKQSGKAAAPGAATGSVPVVADARLNALIIFGSDKDKADIKKLIALVDVVPPTTSSKVNVYYLENAEATEVAKVLEGLVKGTSTAAPAAPGTAAAPQQAVFEGGKITITPDKATNSLVIMASPTDYQNLLQVIQKLDRRSRQVFVQAMIAEVSVNKAKDLGVQIGVIGAASNGTVATIGTFDPFGTVAGLTTTAAAAKNLGMEVTLGKVNVPVVLQALQTNGALNVLSTPNIMTSDNKEAEIFVGENVPFVSGTNLTSTGLSQQSIERKDTGIILKIKPQISEGEYVKLDIYQEISAVKDFGTATSPSLGSTKRSAKTSVVVKNTDTVLIGGLIQDTDQVTESKIPLLGDIPGLGWLFKSKSTKRDKTNLLIMLTPRIIKDARDLADVSTTQRKNFSDAVKNDAPFNLERALEEKPKSVTADKPEIRNQ, from the coding sequence TTGAAAAGAAGAATCGCCCGCATCACAGCCATGCTCATGTTCCTGGTCGCCGCCCCGACCCTGGTCTTCGCCAAGGGGGTGGTGCTCAACTTCACCGACGTGGACATCGCCACCATGGTGAAATTCGTCAGCGACCTGACCGGCAAGAACTTCATCATGGACGAACGGGTCAAGGGTAAGATCTCGGTCTTCTCCCCGGCCAAGCTCTCCAACGAGGAGGCTTACAACGTCTTCACCTCGGTGCTGGAGCTCAAAGGCTTCACCGTGGTGCCTGCAGGGAAGGTGATGAAAATCGTCCCGACCGCGGCTGCCAGGCAGGCCGGGATGAAGGTCCTGACCGACGACGAGAAGGGGGTGGTGAACGACAGCTACCAGGCCCGGGTGATCCAGCTCGAGCACGTCGCCCCGCAGGACGCGGTCACCTTCCTGCAGCCGCTGGTCTCCAAGGACGGGCAGATTTCCGCATTCGGTGCCGCCAACCTGATCCTCGTGGTGGACTCCGCCTACAACATCCAGAAGATCCTGAGCATCCTCAAGCACATCGATACCGACCAGGTGCGCGAGGGGGCCGAGCTGGTCTTTTTGAAGAACGCGGCCGCCGACAGCGTGGCCACCATGGTCAAGGACTGGCTCTCCGGCAAGCAAAGCGGCAAGGCGGCGGCACCGGGCGCCGCCACCGGCAGCGTCCCCGTGGTCGCCGACGCGAGGCTGAACGCCCTCATCATCTTCGGCTCCGACAAGGACAAGGCCGACATCAAGAAACTGATCGCGCTGGTCGACGTGGTCCCCCCCACCACCAGCAGCAAGGTGAACGTCTACTACCTGGAAAACGCCGAGGCGACCGAGGTTGCCAAGGTGCTGGAAGGACTGGTGAAAGGGACCTCGACCGCGGCGCCCGCAGCTCCGGGTACCGCCGCGGCACCGCAGCAGGCCGTCTTCGAGGGGGGCAAGATCACCATCACCCCGGACAAGGCCACCAACTCGCTGGTGATCATGGCCTCCCCGACCGACTACCAAAACCTCCTGCAGGTGATCCAGAAACTGGACAGAAGAAGCCGCCAGGTCTTCGTCCAGGCGATGATCGCCGAGGTTTCCGTGAATAAGGCCAAGGATCTCGGTGTGCAGATCGGCGTCATCGGCGCCGCATCCAACGGCACCGTGGCCACCATCGGCACCTTCGATCCCTTCGGCACCGTGGCCGGCCTCACCACGACGGCAGCGGCGGCCAAGAACCTGGGCATGGAGGTGACCCTGGGCAAGGTCAACGTCCCGGTAGTGCTGCAGGCGCTGCAGACCAATGGTGCCCTGAACGTCCTCTCCACGCCGAACATCATGACCAGCGACAACAAGGAAGCCGAGATCTTCGTGGGCGAGAACGTCCCCTTCGTCTCGGGTACCAACCTCACCTCGACCGGCCTCTCCCAGCAGTCCATCGAGCGCAAGGACACCGGTATCATTCTGAAGATCAAGCCCCAGATCAGCGAGGGTGAGTACGTCAAGCTCGACATCTACCAGGAGATCTCGGCGGTGAAGGACTTCGGCACCGCGACCAGCCCGAGCCTTGGTAGCACCAAGCGTTCCGCCAAGACCTCCGTGGTAGTGAAGAACACCGACACCGTGCTGATCGGCGGCCTGATCCAGGACACCGACCAGGTGACCGAGAGCAAGATCCCGCTCTTGGGCGACATCCCGGGGCTGGGCTGGCTCTTCAAATCCAAGTCCACCAAGCGCGACAAGACCAACCTGCTGATCATGCTCACCCCGCGCATCATCAAGGACGCGCGCGATCTGGCCGATGTCTCGACCACCCAGCGCAAAAACTTCTCCGACGCCGTCAAGAACGACGCACCGTTCAACCTGGAGCGCGCTCTCGAGGAGAAACCGAAGTCCGTGACCGCGGACAAGCCCGAAATTCGCAACCAGTAA
- the gspC gene encoding type II secretion system protein GspC — protein MPRWILPLNITLGLAITAVAALIAADLLSVKIAALYPRNAQKQVAAQSPAAPAGSQDLLSFAPILERGLFGKATQGKLTPLQQQTAAGPAAAAAARPAASVGDLVLLGTAVGSFRETFALVQKTSSHEERVFRLGDTVFSAGPLVSVKKDVAEILIGGKRVKILTPMAAAAEAAAAPAAAPAGGAGGLAASSGGGNYVIDQRALNAALDNIGQAMTDARLLPSMKDGKVEGFRASEVKPQGIFGTVGIKNGDVLLRMNDFPIDSPEKAIQSFASLKGQSRIKLDLIRDGQPTTFNYDIR, from the coding sequence ATGCCGCGCTGGATTCTCCCCCTGAACATAACCCTCGGCCTGGCGATCACCGCAGTCGCGGCGCTCATCGCAGCGGATCTGCTGAGCGTCAAGATCGCCGCCCTGTATCCCAGGAACGCCCAGAAGCAGGTCGCGGCCCAGAGTCCCGCCGCGCCGGCCGGGAGCCAGGATCTGCTCAGCTTCGCTCCCATCCTGGAGCGGGGGCTGTTCGGCAAGGCAACGCAGGGAAAACTCACCCCGCTGCAGCAGCAGACAGCCGCAGGCCCGGCAGCGGCGGCCGCCGCGCGTCCCGCCGCCTCCGTCGGCGACCTGGTCCTCCTGGGAACGGCGGTCGGCTCCTTCCGCGAAACCTTCGCGCTGGTGCAGAAGACCTCGAGCCACGAGGAGCGGGTCTTCCGCCTTGGGGACACGGTGTTCTCTGCAGGTCCGCTGGTCTCGGTAAAAAAGGACGTGGCCGAGATCCTGATCGGCGGCAAGCGGGTGAAGATCCTGACCCCGATGGCCGCCGCGGCAGAGGCTGCCGCCGCGCCCGCGGCAGCGCCGGCCGGTGGTGCCGGCGGCTTGGCCGCCTCCTCCGGCGGAGGGAATTACGTCATCGACCAGCGCGCGCTCAACGCCGCCCTGGACAACATCGGGCAGGCCATGACCGACGCGCGCCTTCTCCCCAGCATGAAGGACGGCAAGGTCGAAGGGTTCCGGGCGTCGGAGGTGAAGCCGCAGGGGATCTTCGGCACCGTCGGCATCAAAAACGGCGACGTTCTCCTGAGGATGAACGATTTCCCGATCGACTCGCCGGAGAAGGCGATCCAGTCTTTCGCCTCGCTCAAAGGACAGAGCAGGATCAAGCTCGACCTGATCCGCGACGGCCAACCGACCACTTTCAATTACGACATACGCTAA
- the mqnB gene encoding futalosine hydrolase: MNRIIVTASTWMELSALVAATSAVALPGAGPLPVYRAGKGRTELLFVQTGIGKVNAAIAATLLCERYAPDLVVNTGCGGAFVGSGLAVGDLAVADSECLADEGVQTPAGWRGLDLIGIPVYEGRGERLFNRIPLDRDVARGALDLATAGGFKALMGPFLTVSTCSGTASQGEELLRRFPGVCENMEGAAVAQVAFSHGVPCLEIRGISNMVEDRDLSRWDLKGAVSEVQRFLTLYLEAIADIPRLA; encoded by the coding sequence ATGAACCGTATCATCGTCACCGCATCGACCTGGATGGAACTTTCCGCCCTGGTGGCCGCCACCTCGGCAGTCGCTCTGCCGGGGGCGGGGCCGCTGCCGGTGTATCGCGCCGGGAAGGGGAGGACGGAGCTCCTCTTCGTCCAGACCGGGATCGGGAAGGTGAACGCGGCCATCGCCGCCACCCTCCTGTGCGAGCGCTACGCCCCGGATCTCGTGGTCAATACCGGCTGCGGCGGCGCCTTCGTCGGGTCCGGCCTGGCGGTGGGCGACCTGGCGGTCGCCGACAGCGAGTGCCTCGCCGATGAAGGAGTGCAGACCCCCGCCGGGTGGCGCGGGCTCGACCTGATCGGCATCCCCGTGTACGAGGGGCGGGGCGAGCGGCTCTTCAACCGGATCCCGCTCGACCGGGACGTGGCGCGTGGCGCCCTCGACCTTGCCACGGCAGGCGGCTTCAAAGCCCTCATGGGGCCCTTCCTCACCGTTTCCACCTGCTCCGGCACGGCGAGCCAGGGAGAGGAACTGCTGCGACGGTTCCCGGGAGTCTGCGAGAACATGGAGGGCGCCGCCGTCGCCCAGGTTGCTTTCAGTCACGGCGTTCCCTGTCTCGAGATTCGTGGCATCAGCAACATGGTGGAGGATCGGGACCTGTCGAGGTGGGACCTGAAAGGCGCCGTGAGCGAGGTGCAGCGGTTTCTCACGCTTTACCTGGAAGCCATTGCGGACATTCCACGCCTTGCCTGA
- a CDS encoding 1,4-dihydroxy-6-naphthoate synthase: MNTAVSQKQDQESPSVLSLGFSPCPNDTFIFDALIHGRVDCGFRFREQLEDVETLNRMALASVLDVSKVSYHLLGHILKDYLLLRSGGALGRGCGPLVVARDGLEPGGLAGKRVALPGRYTTAALLLRLFDPSLTDFVYLPFHEIMAAVADGSVAAGVIIHESRFTYQGYGLKKVVDLGEWWERETGHPIPLGGIAAKRSLGRDALLRLEQGLAESVDYAFRHPEESRPYIRAHSQEMSDEVCDAHIGLYVNDFSRGLGSEGEAAVRLLLGRAAEAGIIPPWQEPLLIS, encoded by the coding sequence ATGAATACAGCAGTGTCACAAAAGCAGGATCAGGAGTCACCTTCTGTGCTTTCTCTGGGCTTTTCACCCTGTCCCAACGATACCTTTATCTTCGACGCCCTGATCCACGGGCGCGTCGACTGCGGCTTCCGGTTCCGCGAGCAGTTGGAGGACGTGGAGACTCTGAACCGGATGGCGCTGGCATCGGTGCTGGACGTTTCCAAGGTTTCCTATCACCTGTTGGGGCATATCCTGAAGGATTACCTCCTGTTGAGAAGCGGCGGTGCCCTGGGGCGCGGCTGCGGCCCTCTGGTGGTGGCCCGTGACGGCCTCGAGCCCGGGGGGCTTGCCGGCAAGCGGGTCGCCCTGCCCGGGCGGTACACCACGGCCGCGCTGCTGCTTAGGCTGTTCGATCCCTCCCTGACCGATTTCGTCTACCTTCCCTTCCATGAGATCATGGCCGCGGTGGCGGACGGCTCGGTGGCGGCCGGCGTGATCATCCACGAATCCCGTTTCACCTACCAGGGGTACGGCCTGAAAAAGGTGGTCGACCTCGGGGAGTGGTGGGAGCGGGAAACGGGACACCCGATCCCGTTGGGGGGGATCGCGGCCAAGCGTTCCCTGGGCCGGGACGCGCTGCTCAGGCTCGAACAGGGGCTGGCCGAAAGCGTCGACTACGCCTTCCGGCACCCCGAAGAGTCCCGCCCCTACATCCGTGCCCACTCCCAGGAGATGAGCGACGAGGTGTGCGACGCCCACATCGGGCTCTACGTGAACGATTTCTCCCGCGGGCTGGGGAGCGAAGGGGAAGCGGCGGTGCGCCTGCTGCTGGGGCGTGCGGCGGAGGCGGGGATCATCCCCCCCTGGCAGGAGCCGTTGCTCATTTCCTGA
- a CDS encoding PAS domain S-box protein, which translates to MTKPFNWKRHIAVGGTFIVLFWVGDALLDATIMGREPFLRQLHDPNTYEIWMRTFYACLLGAFFASLSVVCERGRRVETALRHSDDLSQIFLESSRDAICVLKTADYTIVNCNGVFLANHALTEETARGCSFAELVARQGLGDQIMSLISDCACSGTALNSEICYRAEDGRNRYEDISVHPIGALEQGVRTVLFVARDITVRRISQERLEESEARYRAIFEDTGTAMAIILPDGTLQMVNRGFEAVTGLSRGELEGKRLWTEFIGSCGSDGVSAPDEGAPSASPRRSFEVQLSGKDGIRTMAGNWAAIEGTDRSVLSLVDISAHKEVEEALRESRATLAVAQRIARLGNWDWDLGSDTLEWSDEMYRIYDVDPDSFVPTHELVLQAVHPQDREQVIRSVNDAIYNRRACQLDYRIVLPNGATRTLSARAEVTYDAQGKPLHMLGTAQDITWRLEAEQALRNSEEKFSKAFHASPDSIVITRAQDGTYIDVNEAFQEITGYSREEVIGKTSTELMLWADPDARMVMLKLLNEHGHVRNLDVRFRVKSGEIRELLWSADVIEYQGEACLIAISRDVTDQRQMERELLESDARLYMKHEELKNVFHQMEGIRREWEEIMDCISDMFILADQFGKIRRFNRAVETFTGMAHRDIVGRDCLAFLEEHGLKEHLESPGIELLHKKSGKWFVAKRHAFPPEVDGSAREVVIINDTTTIGRHQRRPQPEDSGSARLSDVG; encoded by the coding sequence ATGACCAAGCCGTTCAACTGGAAGCGGCACATAGCGGTGGGGGGGACCTTCATCGTCCTGTTCTGGGTGGGGGACGCGCTGCTTGACGCCACCATCATGGGGCGTGAACCGTTCTTGCGGCAGCTCCACGATCCGAATACCTACGAGATCTGGATGCGCACCTTCTACGCCTGCCTGCTCGGCGCCTTCTTCGCCTCCCTTTCCGTGGTCTGCGAGCGCGGCCGCAGGGTGGAGACGGCCCTGCGCCATTCCGACGATCTCTCCCAGATCTTCCTGGAATCCTCCCGCGACGCCATCTGCGTCCTCAAGACCGCCGACTATACCATCGTCAACTGCAACGGCGTCTTTCTCGCCAACCACGCCCTGACCGAAGAGACCGCGCGAGGGTGCTCCTTCGCCGAGCTGGTGGCACGTCAGGGGCTCGGCGACCAGATCATGAGCCTCATCTCGGACTGCGCCTGCAGCGGGACTGCGTTGAACAGCGAGATCTGCTACCGCGCCGAGGACGGCAGGAACCGCTACGAGGACATCTCGGTGCACCCGATCGGGGCCCTGGAGCAGGGGGTGCGCACGGTGCTCTTCGTCGCGCGCGACATCACCGTGCGACGCATCTCGCAGGAGCGGCTCGAGGAGTCCGAGGCGAGGTACCGCGCCATCTTCGAGGACACCGGCACCGCCATGGCCATCATCCTTCCCGACGGGACGCTGCAGATGGTGAACCGCGGCTTCGAAGCGGTGACGGGACTTTCGCGCGGCGAGCTCGAGGGGAAGAGACTTTGGACCGAGTTCATCGGCAGCTGCGGCAGCGACGGGGTCTCCGCCCCGGACGAGGGTGCTCCCTCCGCTTCCCCGCGCCGCAGCTTCGAGGTTCAGCTCTCCGGCAAGGACGGCATTCGGACCATGGCCGGCAACTGGGCTGCCATCGAGGGGACCGACCGCTCGGTGCTTTCCCTGGTCGACATCAGCGCCCACAAGGAGGTCGAGGAGGCGCTCAGGGAAAGCCGGGCCACCCTGGCCGTGGCGCAGCGCATCGCACGCCTGGGCAACTGGGACTGGGATCTCGGCAGCGACACGCTCGAGTGGTCGGACGAGATGTACCGTATCTACGATGTCGATCCCGACTCGTTCGTGCCGACCCACGAACTGGTGCTGCAGGCGGTGCACCCCCAGGACCGCGAGCAGGTGATCCGTTCCGTGAACGACGCCATATACAACCGCAGGGCCTGCCAGCTGGACTACCGCATCGTGCTCCCCAACGGCGCGACGCGTACCCTCTCCGCCCGGGCCGAGGTTACCTACGACGCCCAGGGCAAGCCGCTGCACATGCTTGGTACCGCCCAGGACATCACCTGGCGCCTCGAGGCCGAGCAGGCGCTCAGGAACTCGGAGGAGAAGTTCTCCAAGGCCTTCCATGCCTCGCCGGACTCCATCGTCATCACCCGCGCCCAGGACGGCACCTACATCGACGTCAACGAGGCGTTCCAGGAGATCACCGGGTACAGCAGGGAGGAGGTGATCGGCAAGACCTCCACCGAGCTGATGCTCTGGGCCGACCCCGACGCCCGCATGGTGATGCTCAAGCTGTTGAACGAGCACGGGCACGTGCGCAACCTGGACGTGCGCTTCCGGGTCAAGTCAGGCGAGATCCGCGAGCTTTTGTGGTCTGCGGACGTGATCGAGTACCAGGGGGAGGCCTGCCTGATCGCCATCTCCCGCGACGTCACCGATCAGCGCCAGATGGAGCGCGAACTGCTGGAAAGCGATGCCCGCCTGTACATGAAGCACGAGGAGCTGAAGAACGTCTTCCACCAGATGGAAGGGATCCGGCGCGAATGGGAAGAGATCATGGACTGCATCTCCGACATGTTCATCCTCGCGGACCAGTTCGGCAAGATCCGGCGCTTCAACCGGGCCGTCGAGACCTTCACCGGCATGGCGCACCGGGACATCGTCGGCAGGGATTGTCTCGCCTTCCTCGAGGAGCACGGTCTGAAGGAGCACCTGGAGTCTCCGGGGATCGAACTGCTGCACAAAAAAAGCGGCAAATGGTTCGTGGCCAAGCGGCACGCCTTCCCGCCGGAGGTCGACGGCTCCGCGCGCGAGGTGGTGATCATCAACGACACGACCACCATCGGCCGGCACCAGCGAAGGCCGCAGCCCGAGGACAGCGGGTCGGCGCGGCTCTCGGATGTCGGCTAG
- a CDS encoding septal ring lytic transglycosylase RlpA family protein: MASSERSGRLVRVIVLALMLLPIHTLPLLAAEQVAKPVVEKAEPQEKSVVKKLVGIASYYAKKFHGRATTSGERYHPEKMTAAHQSLPLGTKVLVRNLANDKEVTVVVNDRCRKKGFPFIDLSRAAARKLGFLGEGKARVAIIPLTEDES; this comes from the coding sequence ATGGCATCATCCGAGCGGAGCGGCAGGCTGGTACGGGTAATCGTGCTGGCCCTGATGCTCCTCCCGATCCACACGCTTCCCCTGCTGGCTGCAGAACAAGTAGCAAAACCGGTAGTAGAAAAAGCAGAACCGCAAGAAAAGTCGGTGGTGAAAAAACTGGTCGGCATAGCATCCTACTATGCCAAGAAGTTCCACGGAAGAGCGACCACCTCGGGAGAGCGGTACCATCCGGAAAAGATGACCGCTGCCCACCAGAGTCTTCCGCTGGGCACGAAGGTTCTGGTCAGGAACCTCGCCAACGACAAGGAAGTCACGGTTGTCGTCAACGACCGTTGCCGCAAGAAGGGGTTCCCCTTCATCGACCTGTCACGGGCCGCGGCAAGGAAACTGGGGTTCCTCGGGGAAGGAAAGGCCAGAGTGGCCATCATTCCGCTGACCGAGGACGAATCCTAG